Proteins encoded by one window of Aphis gossypii isolate Hap1 chromosome X, ASM2018417v2, whole genome shotgun sequence:
- the LOC114128270 gene encoding kinesin heavy chain, whose product MAAEREIAAEDSIKVVCRFRPLNDSEEKAGSRFIVKFPTGPDENCITIGGKVYLFDKVFKPNASQDKVYGDAAKSIVSDVLAGYNGTIFAYGQTSSGKTHTMEGVIGDPSKQGIIPRIVNDIFNHIYAMEENLEFHIKVSYFEIYMDKIRDLLDVSKVNLSVHEDKNRVPFVKGATERFVSSPEEVFAVIEEGKANRHIAVTNMNEHSSRSHSVFLINVKQENLENEKKLSGKLYLVDLAGSEKVSKTGAEGTVLDEAKNINKSLSALGNVISALAEDKKTHIPYRDSKLTRILQESLGGNARTTIIICCSPASFNESETKSTLDFGRRAKTIKNVITVNEELTAEEWKRRYEKEKEKCTRYKAKCDKLQSELNRWRCGETVKEDEQVNLQEPMEASTPNVQVDIKKELVVGPVPAIPGGVMTESMSTEERQKLEEEREALYQQLDDKDEEINQQSQDIEKLKEQIMEQEELLTSTQRDYEQLQQEMHRITQENESAKEEVKEVLQALEELAVNYDQKSQEVDVKNKENETLMEELSIKESSLNSTSSELQQLKDMFVHQKKRTTDMLSNLLKDIAEIGAAIGSEAELNQQAISDGNSKLDEEFTVARLYISKMKSEVKNLVQRCNFFELSQTDMNKKVSDYEKELAESRLKISQNEARLKSMQESLREAENKKRTLEENIDTLREEFAKMKAAEQVHIVSSSKEKAEEKEKATSMRAALETQMDQLRDVHHKQVADLRDEISEKQALIAELKDQVQKYSLAQQQLQTDYNKLLQEDQEKSQRLQEYVLANERREQARKDLKGLEDTVTKELQTLHNLRKIFVQDLQSRMKKSATAEDTDEASSGGTLAQRQKISFLENNLDQLTKVHKQLVRDNADLRCELPKLEKRLRATMDRVKALESALKDAKEGAMRDRKRYQYEVDRIKDAVRQKNLARRGPSPQIAKPIRAGQHNIIAINRISEDELKKRKAAAIPEIAESS is encoded by the exons ATGGCAGCCGAGAGAGAGATCGCCGCCGAAGACAGCATCAAAGTCGTCTGTCGTTTCCGTCCGCTAAACGATTCCGAAGAAAAAGCTGGGTCCAGGTTCATCGTAAAGTTTCCCACCGGACCCGACGAGAATTGCATCACGATCGGC ggaaaagtttatttatttgataaagttTTCAAGCCAAATGCCAGTCAAGATAAAGTTTATGGTGATGCTGCAAAGTCAATTGTAtcag ATGTACTTGCTGGTTACAATGGAACAATTTTTGCATATGGTCAAACCTCTTCTGGTAAAACACATACTATGGAAGGGGTCATTGGTGATCCATCTAAACAAGGTATTATTCCTCGGATTGTTAATGATATATTCAACCATATTTATGCAATGGAAGAAAATTTGGAATTTCATATAAAGGTgtcttattttgaaatttatatggaTAAGATTCGTGATTTATTAGAtg TATCAAAAGTGAACTTAAGTGTTCATGAAGATAAAAATAGGGTTCCCTTTGTAAAAGGTGCTACTGAACGATTTGTTTCTAGTCCAGAAGAAGTATTTGCTGTAATTGAAGAAGGCAAAGCCAACAGACATATAGCTGTGACTA aCATGAATGAGCACAGTTCAAGAAGTCATAGTGTGTTTTTGATAAACGTGAAACAAGAAAATttggaaaatgaaaaaaaattatctggaAAACTTTATCTTGTAGATTTAGCCGGTAGTGAAAaa gtaagCAAAACTGGTGCAGAAGGTACAGTATTAGATgaagcaaaaaatattaacaaatcatTATCAGCTTTGGGAAATGTAATATCTGCATTGGCCGAagataaaaaaacacacataccATATCGAGATTCAAAACTAACACGTATATTACAAGAATCATTGGGTGGAAATGCTCgtactacaattataatttgctGTTCTCCTGCTTCTTTCAATGAGTCAGAAACAAAATCAACTTTAGATTTTGGTAGAAG agcaaaaacaattaaaaatgtcattactGTCAATGAAGAGTTAACAGCTGAAGAATGGAAGAGACgttatgaaaaagaaaaagaaaaatgtacacGTTACAAAGCCAAGTGTGATAAACTTCAATCTGAACTTaatcg ATGGAGGTGTGGAGAAACTGTAAAAGAAGATGAACAAGTTAATTTACAAGAACCAATGGAAGCATCTACACCAAATGTTCaagttgatattaaaaaag AATTAGTGGTCGGTCCAGTACCTGCAATACCAGGGGGTGTAATGACTGAATCCATGTCAACAGAAGAAAGACAAAAACTTGAAGAAGAACGTGAAGCCTTATATCAACAATTAGATGATAAAGATGAAGAAATAAATCAACAAAGTCAAgacatagaaaaattaaaagaacaaaTAATGGAACAAGAAGAA cTTCTTACATCTACTCAAAGAGACTATGAGCAATTACAACAAGAAATGCATAGAATCACTCAAGAAAATGAAAGTGCAAAAGAAGAAGTGAAAGAAGTTTTGCAAGCTCTTGAAGAACTTGCAGTCAATTATGATCAAAAAAGTCAAGAAGTTGatgtgaaaaataaagaaaatgagACTCTTATGGAAGAGCTATCCATAAAAGAA TCATCTTTGAATTCAACGTCCTCCGaattacaacaattaaaaGATATGTTTGTACATCAAAAGAAACGTACAACAGACATGTTATCAAATCTTCTCAAAGATATAGCTGAAATTGGAGCAGCAATAGGAAGTGAAGCTGAACTTAAT caACAAGCTATTAGTGATGGAAATAGCAAGCTAGATGAAGAATTTACTGTTGCTAGactttatattagtaaaatgaaATCTGAAGTAAAAAACTTGGTTCAACGATGCAATTTCTTCGAATTAAGTCAAActgatatgaataaaaaa GTTAGTGATTATGAGAAAGAACTTGCTGAAAGTCGTTTGAAAATCTCACAAAATGAGGCTCGTCTTAAATCTATGCAAGAGTCTTTAAGAGAAGCAGAAAATAAGAAGCGAACATTAGAAGAAAACATTGATACATTAAGAGAAGAGTTTGCAAAAATGAAAGCAGCAG aaCAAGTTCATATTGTATCATCATCAAAAGAAAAAGcagaagaaaaagaaaaagctACTAGCATGAGGGCTGCTCTTGAAACACAAATGGACCAATTGAGAGATGTCCATCATAAACAA gttgCTGATTTAAGAGATGAAATTAGTGAAAAACAAGCATTGATTGCAGAACTTAAAGATCAAGTTCAAAAGTATTCTTTAGCACAACAACAACTGCAAAcagattacaataaattattgcaagAAGATCAAGAAAAAAGTCAACGTCTTCAAGAATATGTCTTGGCCAATGAGCGTCGTGAACAAGCACGTAAAGATCTCAAAGGCTTAGAAGATACTGTTACCAAAGAACTACaaacattacataatttacgtaaaatatttgtacaagaCTTAcaa TCTCGCATGAAAAAATCAGCTACAGCTGAAGATACGGATGAAGCCAGTAGTGGTGGAACATTAGCCCAAAGACAAAAAATTAGTTTCTTGGAGAACAATTTAGATCAACTTACGAAAGTCCACAAACAGCTGGTCAGAGATAATGCAGATCTTCGTTGTGAATTACCCAAATTGGAAAAAAGATTACGTGCAACAATGGATCGTGTTAAG GCACTTGAATCAGCATTGAAAGATGCTAAAGAAGGTGCTATGAGGGATAGGAAAAGGTATCAATATGAAGTAGATCGTATAAAAGATGCAGTGAGACAAAAGAATTTAGCTCGCAGAGGCCCTAGTCCtcaaatag cCAAACCAATTAGAGCaggacaacataatattattgcaattaatCGTATTAGTGaagatgaattaaaaaaacgtaaagCTGCTGCTATACCTg agATTGCTGAAAGTAGTTAA